The window CTTCAATAAATTGGTCCATAAGCTGTTTTAATGGAGCAAACCCTTCTTCATGAATATCATCGGCATAGCCCTTTGAACCGAGGTAGGCACCTTCAACATTTAAAAAGACAACCGTTTCTTGCCCTGAAGCAACTGCTGCATTCGCAACAACAAATCCAACCGTGGCTTTATCTGGATTATTTTTTGCATTTGTTAAACTGACTAAGAATTTT is drawn from Bacillus sp. FJAT-18017 and contains these coding sequences:
- a CDS encoding DsrE family protein, which produces MSKKFLVSLTNAKNNPDKATVGFVVANAAVASGQETVVFLNVEGAYLGSKGYADDIHEEGFAPLKQLMDQFIEAGGVIWVCSPCFKKRNFTEEDLLEGATIVGGAKVVEFLSLGAASITY